Part of the Xiphophorus maculatus strain JP 163 A chromosome 3, X_maculatus-5.0-male, whole genome shotgun sequence genome, AGCAATCTGTAATACCAAAAAGAACAGTAAAGTGTCTGCCGACAATAATAAAACCACTTaaggcaaaatgaaaaactgttaCCTTAATCTGCCACAACAGCGTACAGATGCTGCAGTAAAGAACCGCTGAAATGCATCCTGAAAAAGCAATTAGAAAGCACGTCAGAAAGATAGTAGCAACAATATAAAAAGCGACCCAACATtacacagaaccaaacacaggTGACGACAAAAATCCATTTATCCTACCAGCAGCACAAATGTGCAGGGTCCAAATCTTGGCGCTCATCCGACAGATCCAACAATGGACCCGACTCTCTAAACCTGGCGGGCACACCTGGTGCCTACATACACACTGATGAGCCCGACAAATGCTGCGAACGGAAGTGAAGGTGGGGGAAACGGGGCATGATGCATTCAAGGGCCAGAAACGGGTGGGAATTTACAGCCATTTTATGTAAACACTTTTCTCAACCTAATGCGCCACCCGGTTCCACTTATATGGTTCCactttcctctttatttttgcttaatacACTTTAGAATttctgtatttacatttttaaaattacattttaaaaaaacatgctagacattaattaatcatttttgcaAGTCAAAAAGGAGATAGTTGTGTCCTCCACACTGAGAACATGAAGTTTTGAATCAGGGGGAGTCTTGGCGTTCGCCAAAATAGAAAACCTACAGAAATGAACGCATGCTGTTCCAAAGCGGTACAGAGTAAAACAGAAGAtctttcataaataatttagtttaattacattttttatactgAGACACCACcaacaaatatcaacatttgtAAATTTACCTGCTGATTTACTTGTTGTTAACATTTCGAGACAAAGTCATAAAACTGTCATGACTTCTGAGATGCTCTGAAAATAGATTTCATAAAACCTGGAACATCTTtcatgatttgattttatttattttttcaataaaccCACAACAGAGGTCCAGGAATATTGACATCTTGACATTGGTTTTTGTATGGtctaaatgtgcatttttaacatatttcttgCTACATACCTGGTCAGTGACAGTATTTACGGGGAGGTTGGTTGTTTGTTGGgtggggtttatttttatttttccttgttggaattgtgataaataataaatatactaAACACCAAACTGTCATCAACTTTGTTGCTTCCAGATATTCTCacttcatcttttctttcttcagtaTCCAACATAAAATGGATTTTCATACATAATTCACACACTAGTATTTGCTAAAGTTGGTTAAGTATTCATCGGGCAGCCTAAATGCTTTGACTGATATTTGGGGCCGTTTTCTCGGTCAGCACTTGAAAGATCACCGTCGGAATATTGTGGACCAATTTCACTTTGGCCACAAAGAAACACGTCCAATCATGCGCCTTAAGCTCGCAAAGATTTTGGAGTCGTCGTCAGAAACGGAGGAACCCGACTCCCTCCCCGTGCGGACAGACTGTTCTCCCTCGGATTAGAACGTTCTCAGTCGCACCCTCTCATCCcccgaaacaacaacaacctcgatgaacaaattaaagcttCTGGGCCGGAAATCTCCGCTTTGCGGGAAACGGCTCGGATTTGTCGTCTCATTTTCAAAGATAACAAATCACAGacgttttattttcttgcttccCCTTGTTGAAGAAATgcgtaaataaaaaaaactcggTTTACAGATAAGAACATCCAGAAAACATCTTTTGCTGCCCTCCATCCACGTCCTGCCATTGAACAAAGCTGCTGCAGTAAATACTGTCCCAAGTATAAATACCAGCTGATTTCTCACATTCAATCATCAGCCTGACCTAAAGGCCAGAGTGAATCTGTTGGATTCAAATGTACAAATACTCATAGACAACAACTCAGtttcaaatggaaatgaattCTTAGCATGCAGTTTGTTTCCTTAAATCTGTTTGTTCAATCGGGTTAATaggtaataaaaatgtttacgtCGTTTTTAGTTTGACTTCACTGACTTCCCCATCAGCCTGTGAACTAAAACCAGGAGTTTTTAAGGTTCCCGCAGCATCAGAGGATCCTCTCTAAGTGACGAGTCGCCGGGCGTGACACAAAATGTCGGCGCCACAACGTTGACAGACTTCGCTTGCTCAGAGGATTTCACCGGAAATGGCCGACTCACACGTAGGACAAAAGAAAGGTGCTGGAGCGGCCTAGTCAAACTCTGGACTTAAATGCTACGTAGGTTTGTATGGTaatctaaaacagaaacaaatctgaaacataAGACACTTATCCACAAAGACCTGCGTCACTTAAAGCCAGTTTAATCAGGTTATAATTTGCTGCAGTTGTACTAACCTATAACTAACTAACATAACTAATAACTCCTAACTTCATGATGATGAACGCACGAGACGGTAGGTAAGcggaaacaagcagaaaaataatacattttatcatTGAAGCAAAGCTTTTATCATAAAGCATCAAAGTGTAGCTACAGTTTgtacaggttttttttgttgttgtcataaTGGCGTACATGAGGAGAGAGACTGTGCTGTCTATTTTATGACGTTTCCATCAAACAGACATATTcacaaaatctgtcatttttgtTGCTCTGCACCTTTTTGAACCATAAGACGTTAATCTCTGCAACACGGAACtaaaagatgtttctttttatttggtgcaTGCAAACGTCTGATTTCAGCtgtatgtaataaaaaaaaccaacacttTACGCCCCAGTACTTGTTAGAAATGACTTCCTGCCATGAATGTGTCTAGAAGcttcttgagaaaaaaaaaatagagacatTTGTTTTCACTCCTcggggtttttttgggggggtttctTTTCATCGACAGAAAGACTTAACTGGCCAAAATGACATCTTTGTACAACTCACACTACATTGTTAggtaaacattttacaaactttgCTAAACTTGTAAATTGAAGCAACGTTACACACCTGACTTGGCTTCTGTGTGAGGGAGTTTCTCAGCGGGTCAAGAATGTCCTGACTTTCCTCTCCGTTCCAATCAAAGGAAAATGAGAAACTGAAACGTTTGTGGAGGAAAGCCACGGTTTATTTTATGGACACTAATAAACATATCATTAGTGCATGACTAAGCTGCAGGTTTGTTTGctgtgtgttgttttaaactggaaaaatgACCAAAGCTGACAGCTTTCACAAACTAAatctacaaatatttcaaaatatccCATTTCTATCCCAAATATCCGACTGTGGGGAATTCCCAGGGTGACGAGGCAACAGCTTCATCCTTGTGAATATTAATAGGAGCGCTTTCCTCACACTCCATCAATAGAGGGAATTCAAGGATTGATGTCAAGATCAGAAGCAAATCTATTAcatctacagtacagaccaaaagtttggacacaccttttaattcaatgagtttcctttattttcatgacttttgacattgtagattcacactgaaggcatcaaaactatgaataacacatgtggaaatatgcactaaacaaaaaagtgtaaaacaactgaaaatgccccttatattctagtttcttcaaagtagcaaccttttgctgtgattactgctttgcacacactctgcattttcttgatgagcttcaagaggtcgtcacctgaaatggttttcacttcataggtcaacctgccctgtcaggttaataagtgggatttcttgccttataaatagtcatgaaaataaagaaaacccattgaattagaaggtgtgtccaaacttctggtctgtactgtagattTGTCCAGATCTCTGTAGCATGAAGACGTTCGCCGTCGCGGCCACCGTTTCCCTCCTGCTCCCTTCTCTCTGTGTTCATGAGAACTCTGCCGTCCCTGTGGATGAGGCGAGAGCTTCATCTGAAaacacatccatccatttattcgCCTTATGGCGGGTATTAAAATGACACCTCGGAGGAATCCTGGAACGTGAGCTGGCTGACTCGACGAggtacttcaaaataaaagcatgtctGATTTGGAAATGACAGAGAACGacgttacaaaaacaaaaacaaaaaactaaatatcatGACTGCAACCTTTTCAGTGCATCATGAGCTCTGATTTCAAAAATCTTCTGGAAATAACTatacagaggaagaggagttgCAGAGAAACCAGGAAAGTACTGAAAGAGAAGCGAAGACCATCAGAGATTTTGTAAgaactgtgaaaaaataaaccaaaccttTCACAAAGAGCAAAATGCTAAAAGACTTCTGTCTTTCTACTGATAGGTGCTCCGGTTTCTGATATGCAATccagggtcttttttttttcatacttgatGAAGACATTACTACAATCCCCTTTTTTTCATTGGTCAGCTCAAGGTGAACCTCCATTTCTATAGTTGGAAGAAATGGAGACAGAAAAGCCACTGAGCCGATTTCTGGGCGGTTTGTTGACTGTACAGAGTTCAGAGGTGGCATCGGGTCACAACAATGAACCAAAAgagttttggtcatttttatgcTTGTTGTATAAGATCAGAAATGTTATCTGTGAGTAACAGAAAGGGCTTCGCATAACCTACTGATACCACGACTGATTTCTTCTTACAGTGTACTGCTTTTTCTTATAAGCTTAATTCCACACGGAGGATGAAAACAATGCATATATCAGATCTTAAAACATGGCACGTCGTGTTGCTACTGGTTTTAATTTTCCCAGCCTCCACCTCAAAAGCAAACCGCATACCGCGGATCCTCACTCAATCTGCTGGCTGCTGCTGAGCAAGTTGGTCACGCAAACTCAATCACGGCGCATATAGTCAAAATTGAACATAGCCACTCTTAAGAATCAAATCCATTTTATAGGAAATCAAAGCTTTAGAAAAGTGCTTTTGTCCACTCTATCATCCAAAACGCTGAAATAGCCATGATGCACCAGCAGGTGGCGATGACAGTGATACTAATGACATCAAAAGACAACAAGGCAAAACACCaggttttgtttcctttgtcaCCATCCAGCCTTCCCTGTCAGTCATTCTTCAGGACACGTTTGAAATTTCATCGAAACGGAGCGGAGACGACGCGAGCGCAGATTGGGATTTTGAACAGATTCGATTTAAAACTGTTACTGCGCGGCTaaaaaacttttggaaaaatgaACGAGTGTCTGATACCGAAagttgatgaaaacaaaatgaaggaaaacgaATACCCTGGTCCCGCCAGGTGCCGGTTCTGCTGCGGCTGCTGCCTGGCGGATGTCTGTGGCTTGTGCTGCGACTGAaatttggggcctgcccatagcaatgcataggagGCAGTGGCTGACTTCACATTGTGCTAATGCCTTAACATTAGCACAATGTGCTTGGGTAAAGGCTAATGTATTAGCATaagccttttccctaaaatatgcttttatctatttttctcacttattagccatgtttagcaCACTGAATGTAGGAagtcaatgtaagacaacattCTAATGATACCCCAAATGTCGCTGGCAGCATTTAGGcttacattagcattttggctaattttagcttatacactaattttaacattCTGAATGGCGTAAATCCATATTAGtcaacatgcttgtgactctccacaGGCTGTTGACTACAATTTAGCtaagcttagcattgatgctcatttttagcatcagaacccTGGGTCCAAACCcacaggcacactttggcaggccaccggttaaatttcttcaggaattttctagttattcctGTTGTCTTCAATTAAACACGCGACGTCACCGAATGCGTTCATAGGTTCAGACCTCGTTTTCCGCTGTGCTGCCGAGCGCAGAGAAAGGAATTGCTGTGGAacgcaaaaaaataataagctaAACTCGCTATACGTTGTGTGCTTTTGTTAATCATTTGCCTTAAACGTCTTAACTTTCACGAGCAGATTTGAGCGCGGGAGGCCTCAGAACTTCAGCCCAGTCACACGATTTCCATCGCTGGTGCTGTTTAGGAGATAATATCCTGTGTTGGCGTCCAACAAACAATACTTCCAGCAAAAATATTATCTTCCAAGGGAGTTGTGCTGTCCAAGTGCAAACCGAGCTCGGCTTCGTGGCGGTTCACTTATTATCCAGCAGAGAACAGGGAGGTATGGCGAGCTGCCACGGCGGTGTGGATATTATTGTGTTGCTTTCAGCTTGGCTTGATCGCGCCTCACAGCTCTAACAACCACAGGGGTCAAATAAACAGCCTGGTGTTAAATTTgcgcaaaaaaaataaaaaaggcatgATTAGGGAACACACAGACTCGGACAAGCCGTGTGACAGAGTGATGAATGGTGAGACTCCGTACGGAGAGGTCAACACGTCTTAAAGTGACAGGCGGAACAATAGCCAACCTTTGGTTGCTGGTTAAGCTTGTGTGGTTTTTACTTTAATTGCCCCTGTGCTCGCAGTAGTGCACATGCATGCAAAAACACGCATTTGCTCGCATCCACGCACGTGCACAGACTGGCTGTCTGGAGCCGAGCGAGGCTTTCTGCTCTGATCCCACCCTCATGCCGGGCCTCGCAGGGGAGCGCCGTGGCGTGCCAGGCCTGCCTCGCGTCCAGACGCATGCCCGTTGCACACACCCCATCATTCCCCCCTTTACCAGCCAGCGCCTGCTGCCAAACCACACAAGGAGATAGTAAATGAATGCAGAGGGTACTTAGTCgtttcctctctctccctcacacacacacacacacacacacaccgaccaTGCGGTTTAGTATTCTCATTCATACCCACATACACTCGGAggagatgcagagcagagcaggcAGCAATTAGGGGGCCTGTTCATCAGCGCGCTGCACTACAGTAGCTCCATAAATCCTCCTGCTtgtgttttaaagaacaaactaaaataCCTTTGTGGTAAACAGGGATTTTACAGAAGCAGAAGGGCaaacaagtagaaaaaaagcaacaacaaaaaaaatcggAAAAAACGAATGGGTGTTTTTAGGGAAAACCTCCGTGGAGATGAAGTGCGACGACGGCCCGCGTCCCTGTGCGTGCGTGTTCCTCCTCTCCAGTTGGAAAGTTGGTAACTGTCTGAACTGGAGGAGGATGTGACAGGAGCAAATCCCaagtttttctacttttgtttgtttgaactgATTGggtattatttttaatatatatataaaaaaaatatgatgctGATTTTTCTATGCAAGAAGCACATTTTCCCAAAAGTCACTTGCTTAGACAGACTAAGCTAATATGCTAGTAGTGGGAGGCTGATTTctaacaagaaaataaatttgaaaaaattaagGAATTGGCTACGTAATAGTACTTAAAGGTTTGTaaatcttatatatatatatatatatatatatatatatatatatatatatatatatatatataaatcgaAAGTCCTCAGAGAGGAAAGTAGgtaatgagagagagggaaggtcaccaggctgggaatcgaacctcTGACCTCCACGTTGAAGACTAAGGCCTCGTTATGTGcattgtgcttaacccctgggccaccacagcaccccaaaATGATTGTAACTATTTGGCTGATAATCCACATTACTTAAATTGCTCTGTTTAATTTTGTTCCAATTCATTTGAAATAAGGTCAAAAATCTATTAGCGTTAACTGGACTCGTTTACATTCAGTCAAAATCTGACACTATAAGCTTGTCCAGTCTGGTTTTGCATAGAAGTAAGTTTACCCCAGACAACAGTGGGCAGCAGGGGGGCCAGGTGCACCTGTGGAGGTCCACTGCTTCTTAGAGTTCTGGCTGGCAAAAAGTAAACTTTCTGATAGTGTTCTCATACTTGGTTTTTGACAGAGACGTACTCACCATTCTTCCCTCGCCCAACTGGAgaattattttatgtgaaagatgAAGTCAAGATTTAGAGAGCAAGCACTCGGCATATAGACGTCTTGATCGCTGAAAGTAAAGGAAggtttatttacaatatttttttacagattagtCATCATCTTCTTACACTTAGTTGCTAGGACCGGCAACAGCAGAAACTAGATTAGGTCACACTCCGCAGCAAAAGGAAGCAAGCCATTCACACGCAGACTCGCGTTATCGAGCCGCGAGGTCAAGACCTCGACTtcggccgggccgggccgggccgacCCGACGCTTTTCCACAACCCACGGACGACACAATTAAATGTGCTGTGTGGAGGCAGATGATGTCTATGATGCATTCGCCGCTTCCTCCGAGCTCCTCTGAGATACTTAGGTACAACACCCCTCCGCAGTGGCTGCACTCCCTCCTCCTTACCATGCCTTGAGGGGGCAATAAGACCTGGCTTCTCATTACGAAGGTAACGACTGTTTGTACATGTGGATATGTATGGACGTATGTTTCTCCAACAGACCCTCCACATGGAGGCAAAGGTTGCACGGGAACCATGCTGCTGCATAATCCGGCCCCGAATGAAGGCCTGGTTGGGGGATAAACATTCCTGGGCTATGAAGCCCTCCTTTTACCCCCTACTGTATTCATGCCCACTTAAAATCTACTTACCCACAATGCAACATTTGGCTCAAGTGAATTGCCCCCCACCCCCTGCAACCGACACCGCTCCACTACACAGCAACAATATCCTGACTCGTAGAAGCCACAAGTGACAACCATGGCTCGCATACAGTCCTTCTGGGCCCTTATTGAGCACATAATATCCAATTCGACCGGCCTTAATATACTTTAATAAGACCTGCTTTTGATTAATTCTCCCCTGAAACCGGTAGTAGCACAGCTACCAGTCAGTGGGcacatataaaaacagaatgaatgGAGCGGGGCTGCCAGAGAGTCAGGAGAGGGAAACAGGAATCCTTATGGATTTGTCCTCACCAGCTGGCACTCCGGGCCAATATAACGGCCGAGCGTATGGCTCTCAGAGCAGCAGTAAGAGGA contains:
- the LOC111608096 gene encoding hepcidin-like — its product is MKTFAVAATVSLLLPSLCVHENSAVPVDEENEYPGPARCRFCCGCCLADVCGLCCD